The following are encoded in a window of Brevibacillus ruminantium genomic DNA:
- a CDS encoding YheC/YheD family endospore coat-associated protein, whose amino-acid sequence MSYAPVTLQSYEPQTDIDLYLPQALLRKWKLAPSSLTVQFGGKTAKAKVDGVQQSRKALIRPSLAKALHLPKGVPLLVRFHASQQRLVFGPYLGILVSTYNAHYPLSPFGSFTSFFDEVTDSCQKRGGVVCVFRMQDVDWNAGTVKGMVRRNGAWRQVLLPLPQCIYNRMVSRQLEQSDAMSDWKQRCREADIPFFNEQFLNKWHVHAALENEPEAAQHLPQTIRYEGLQDLHTMLNSYQTIYAKPSNGSMGRGIARIRRINNGYQLHYAGGRSLRFGTIGDLHRHLNRKTKGKAYLLQQGLPLIGINQRPTDFRVLVQKDRQGEWKVTSMVARLGQNRIVSNVSRGGSMTTPATALRMCGPWMTANRPSVQTLHGIALKLSQLLEQSLSGHYAEFGIDLGVDVRGNVWLLEVNSKPSKTKNSLPMQEGEQEPSFRKIRPSASRMLDYASYLSGFPRSGKGSQAPKKPRRR is encoded by the coding sequence ATGTCATATGCTCCCGTTACTTTGCAATCGTACGAACCCCAAACAGACATCGACTTGTACCTGCCCCAGGCGCTCTTGCGCAAATGGAAACTCGCACCTTCTTCGCTAACTGTTCAATTCGGCGGCAAAACTGCAAAGGCCAAAGTAGATGGAGTGCAGCAAAGTCGCAAAGCCCTGATCCGGCCATCTCTTGCCAAGGCACTTCACCTGCCAAAGGGAGTACCTCTGCTGGTGCGTTTTCATGCGAGCCAGCAGCGTCTTGTTTTTGGGCCTTATCTGGGCATTCTCGTTTCCACGTACAATGCTCACTATCCATTATCCCCTTTTGGCTCATTCACCTCGTTTTTTGACGAGGTCACGGACAGCTGCCAAAAGCGAGGGGGCGTCGTCTGTGTTTTCCGCATGCAGGATGTGGACTGGAATGCAGGAACTGTCAAAGGTATGGTCCGCCGCAATGGAGCTTGGAGGCAGGTGCTTTTGCCTCTCCCGCAGTGTATATACAACCGCATGGTCTCTCGTCAGCTCGAGCAAAGTGATGCGATGAGTGACTGGAAACAGCGGTGCCGTGAAGCAGATATCCCTTTTTTCAACGAACAATTCTTGAACAAATGGCATGTACATGCCGCCCTGGAAAATGAACCTGAGGCCGCTCAGCACCTTCCTCAAACCATCCGCTACGAAGGGTTGCAAGACCTCCATACGATGCTGAACTCCTACCAGACCATTTATGCCAAACCGTCAAATGGCAGCATGGGCCGAGGGATTGCCCGGATTCGCCGGATCAATAACGGCTACCAGCTCCATTATGCGGGCGGCCGTTCCCTTCGCTTCGGAACCATAGGTGATCTTCACCGCCATCTGAACCGCAAAACAAAAGGGAAGGCGTATCTGCTTCAGCAAGGACTGCCGTTAATTGGAATCAATCAACGCCCTACCGACTTTCGCGTACTGGTGCAGAAGGATCGGCAAGGAGAGTGGAAAGTCACTTCCATGGTTGCACGGTTGGGGCAAAACCGAATCGTCTCCAACGTATCCCGCGGTGGCTCCATGACAACTCCTGCCACTGCTCTTCGAATGTGCGGCCCCTGGATGACGGCAAATCGTCCTTCCGTCCAAACTTTGCACGGGATCGCTCTCAAGCTGTCACAACTGCTGGAACAATCGCTCTCGGGACATTACGCCGAATTTGGCATCGATCTGGGAGTCGATGTACGCGGGAATGTGTGGCTTCTCGAAGTGAATAGCAAGCCCTCCAAGACTAAAAATAGTCTTCCCATGCAGGAAGGAGAGCAAGAACCATCATTCAGAAAAATCCGGCCCTCTGCCTCTCGCATGCTGGACTACGCTTCTTACTTGAGCGGGTTTCCTCGATCGGGCAAGGGTTCCCAAGCGCCCAAGAAACCAAGACGAAGGTGA
- a CDS encoding YheC/YheD family endospore coat-associated protein: protein MSENQKSLGIITICRGSSFREKGYYKKLSMIARKRGIRVFVFSPRQVDFSTRMVNGFEYRGGVWQNKTFPLPLYIYDRCFVGPSYRHYKPFVEKLQNDPSITFLGYGLSGKWQVHEMLNKSPLLTKWLPPTSPFSFAALDRTLQERGSAVIKPIAGTHGIGVIRIDRNPNGYQLTGRDRENKPFTKRLRTLNGLKTFLTGYIGSRKYLLQPYLPLHTQDGTPFDVRVLVQKNGEGEWETTGRAVRLGDKRSITSNLHGGGQATSLDSFLTMHFPAKTRSTIEKELEQLVAELPPFLEREHGRLVELGIDVGIDTAGNIWIIEVNSRPGRTVFTMINDPKARIHSIIQPVRYACYLMKHA from the coding sequence ATGTCCGAAAACCAAAAAAGCCTAGGCATTATCACCATTTGCCGCGGCTCTTCCTTTCGTGAAAAAGGGTATTACAAAAAATTATCAATGATCGCGCGAAAAAGAGGCATTCGCGTGTTCGTTTTTTCACCACGCCAAGTGGATTTTTCCACACGTATGGTGAATGGATTTGAGTACCGGGGAGGTGTCTGGCAGAACAAGACCTTTCCCTTGCCTCTTTACATCTACGACCGTTGCTTTGTCGGGCCATCCTATCGCCACTATAAACCATTTGTAGAAAAGTTGCAAAATGATCCATCGATTACTTTTTTAGGCTATGGGTTGTCGGGAAAATGGCAGGTTCATGAAATGCTGAACAAATCTCCCCTGCTCACAAAATGGCTTCCTCCCACGAGTCCTTTTTCCTTTGCTGCACTGGATCGCACGCTTCAGGAGAGAGGCTCCGCCGTTATCAAACCGATTGCCGGTACGCATGGAATCGGGGTCATTCGGATCGACCGAAATCCGAATGGGTACCAACTTACAGGACGCGATCGTGAAAACAAGCCGTTCACGAAAAGACTCCGCACTCTGAATGGATTAAAAACCTTTCTAACCGGGTACATCGGGAGTCGAAAATATCTCCTCCAGCCTTATTTGCCTCTGCATACCCAGGACGGTACTCCGTTCGATGTGCGCGTGCTGGTGCAGAAAAATGGAGAAGGAGAATGGGAAACGACGGGAAGGGCAGTACGACTTGGTGACAAACGGAGCATCACATCCAATTTGCATGGAGGAGGTCAGGCCACCTCCCTGGATAGCTTCCTCACCATGCATTTTCCTGCTAAAACCAGAAGTACGATCGAGAAGGAACTGGAACAACTTGTGGCAGAGCTGCCGCCGTTCCTGGAGAGAGAACACGGTCGACTCGTTGAGCTTGGCATTGACGTCGGCATTGATACAGCTGGAAATATATGGATTATCGAAGTAAACAGCAGACCCGGGCGTACCGTCTTTACCATGATTAATGATCCGAAAGCCAGGATTCATTCGATTATCCAGCCCGTACGCTACGCCTGCTATCTCATGAAACATGCGTAG
- a CDS encoding YheC/YheD family endospore coat-associated protein, with protein MESIRVRLRFLSYPHVSGIILPSQLCQKLQLRPRQKVKISLGKREVVATVFQDRRNPEGNVVKITTMLKTDLGIPHSGLIQLKKEEETLRIGPAIGIVTTGLRQNSRQPIGQRTSFFQTLLQAQEGKGVFYFIFEPNDVDWETNRVNAWFLRSTKQGGYVWRKYKTALPDVVYDRIPSRSAERHEAVQAFKFKLANYSMPMFNQGFFNKWGIHQLLYPNPEVNEFIPETYSSPNLQTLRTLLRKYPIVYLKPKNGSLGYGIVKIVSSPGVKGYAVTYHNGSGNVSRRFTNITALYQHVFRTRRASAYLAQQGISLLTFQGRPFDFRVHLHKNLQNEWVVSCMAAKVAGSGSVTTHVRTGGTVIPGDELLSYLFGKQKTLMTERVSQAAIRLASAIEQAKGMDLGELGLDMGIDKHGHVWMFEANSKPGRSIFKHARLKKADQESRSLLVDYSCYLANF; from the coding sequence ATGGAATCGATCAGAGTGCGGCTCCGTTTCCTTTCGTATCCCCACGTATCGGGTATTATCTTGCCATCCCAGCTCTGTCAGAAGCTGCAGCTTCGCCCACGGCAAAAGGTCAAAATCTCTCTGGGGAAACGGGAAGTGGTGGCCACTGTTTTTCAAGACCGTCGTAACCCTGAAGGTAATGTTGTAAAAATAACAACCATGCTGAAAACGGACTTGGGCATACCGCACAGTGGTCTGATTCAGTTGAAAAAAGAAGAAGAAACACTGCGGATTGGTCCCGCAATTGGTATCGTCACCACTGGTCTCAGACAAAACTCTCGCCAACCAATTGGTCAGCGCACCTCGTTTTTTCAGACACTGCTGCAGGCACAGGAAGGAAAAGGGGTGTTTTACTTCATCTTCGAGCCAAACGACGTCGATTGGGAGACCAATCGGGTAAATGCCTGGTTCCTTCGCTCTACCAAGCAAGGTGGATATGTCTGGAGAAAATACAAAACAGCTCTCCCTGATGTTGTCTACGACCGCATACCGTCACGAAGCGCAGAGAGACATGAGGCGGTCCAGGCGTTCAAATTCAAGCTGGCCAATTACAGCATGCCCATGTTTAACCAGGGTTTTTTCAACAAGTGGGGCATCCACCAGCTGTTATATCCTAATCCCGAGGTAAATGAATTTATCCCCGAAACGTATTCATCACCCAATTTGCAAACTCTCCGCACCCTTCTTCGGAAATACCCGATCGTCTACCTCAAGCCGAAAAACGGGAGTCTGGGGTACGGAATTGTCAAAATCGTCTCCTCTCCCGGAGTAAAAGGCTATGCAGTGACTTACCATAATGGAAGCGGAAATGTAAGTCGACGATTCACCAACATCACCGCTTTGTACCAGCATGTGTTTCGGACACGCAGGGCTAGTGCCTATCTGGCTCAACAGGGGATTTCCCTGTTAACCTTCCAGGGACGGCCATTCGACTTCCGCGTTCATTTGCACAAAAACCTGCAAAACGAGTGGGTAGTCTCCTGCATGGCAGCAAAGGTAGCCGGTTCCGGCAGTGTCACGACCCATGTCCGTACGGGGGGGACTGTCATTCCAGGTGACGAGTTGCTGTCCTATTTATTCGGCAAACAGAAAACTTTAATGACGGAGCGCGTATCTCAGGCAGCTATACGGTTGGCTTCCGCGATTGAACAGGCCAAAGGCATGGATCTTGGCGAACTGGGGCTGGATATGGGAATCGACAAACATGGGCATGTTTGGATGTTTGAAGCCAATTCCAAGCCAGGTCGTTCGATTTTCAAGCATGCCAGACTGAAAAAGGCCGATCAGGAGTCCCGCAGCCTGCTTGTAGACTACAGTTGCTATCTCGCCAATTTTTAA
- a CDS encoding YheC/YheD family endospore coat-associated protein produces the protein MPQLRSGWLTILPGGRWFLKIPRQHQLLVLRGRKRLLASLGPFQLSKLVYIGLPRLQPGRIRTRINWRATNDSLKLGPIIGILTVARGQQFLGNRENFKDIALAGKKLGALVYVFTPNGIDWKKKVVRGYLYDEQQNQWLETMLPIPHVVYNRIPSRKAEKRSDVQETLNQFDNLQNVTLFNRCFFEKHKLFHTLRAYSEVTPFLPDTLKLDTFNKFRQFCSQFRFVYLKPVLGKAGEGIMRLEYKKNSWVVLRLKEQKTVTRKFSTLDGAWKYVKEHIRNKPYIMQQGIHRAKYLGKPFDVRALVQKNGQGEWVVTGIGIRRSGSQNITTHVPRGGSIHSLETVLQEIFSDEAEKLEAKIKETALTIANALNQTIPGLAEMSMDLGLTKEGKLWLFEANAKPEKFDEPSIRRISLSNLIHYSQYVWRLHDGRGAVSG, from the coding sequence ATGCCTCAACTGCGCTCCGGGTGGTTGACGATCCTCCCCGGCGGCCGTTGGTTTTTGAAAATCCCGCGTCAACACCAACTTCTTGTCTTGCGCGGCCGCAAAAGACTGCTTGCCAGTTTAGGTCCATTTCAATTATCAAAACTAGTGTACATCGGTCTCCCTCGTCTGCAACCAGGCCGCATCCGTACCAGAATTAATTGGAGAGCAACGAATGACTCATTGAAGCTTGGCCCTATAATCGGAATCTTGACCGTAGCCCGAGGCCAGCAATTTTTAGGAAACCGAGAAAACTTTAAAGACATTGCGCTGGCTGGTAAAAAGCTGGGCGCCCTCGTTTATGTATTTACACCAAACGGGATTGACTGGAAAAAGAAGGTTGTGCGCGGTTATCTCTACGATGAACAGCAAAATCAGTGGCTGGAAACCATGCTGCCCATCCCGCATGTCGTTTACAATCGAATTCCTTCCCGTAAGGCCGAAAAGCGTTCTGACGTGCAGGAGACACTCAATCAATTTGATAACCTGCAAAATGTCACGCTGTTCAACCGCTGTTTTTTTGAAAAGCACAAACTCTTTCATACTTTGAGAGCCTATTCGGAAGTGACTCCCTTCCTGCCGGATACGCTCAAGCTGGATACCTTCAACAAATTTCGCCAGTTCTGCAGTCAATTTCGTTTCGTCTATCTAAAGCCGGTATTGGGCAAAGCAGGCGAAGGGATTATGCGTCTGGAGTATAAGAAAAACAGCTGGGTGGTTCTGCGGCTGAAGGAGCAGAAAACCGTCACTCGCAAGTTTTCTACCCTGGATGGGGCTTGGAAGTATGTAAAGGAGCATATACGCAACAAACCCTACATCATGCAACAGGGTATCCACCGGGCGAAATACCTGGGCAAACCCTTTGACGTACGGGCACTGGTACAGAAAAATGGTCAGGGCGAATGGGTAGTAACGGGCATCGGGATTCGCCGCTCAGGCTCACAGAACATAACGACCCATGTGCCGCGCGGAGGATCTATTCATTCGCTGGAAACGGTCCTGCAAGAGATCTTCTCAGATGAAGCGGAAAAGCTGGAAGCCAAGATAAAAGAAACGGCTTTAACCATCGCCAACGCTCTGAATCAAACCATCCCCGGGCTGGCCGAGATGTCGATGGACTTAGGTTTAACCAAAGAAGGAAAGCTCTGGTTGTTTGAAGCCAACGCCAAGCCTGAAAAATTTGATGAGCCTTCGATTCGCAGGATTTCCCTTTCCAATCTGATCCACTATTCGCAATACGTCTGGCGCCTTCACGACGGTCGAGGAGCCGTATCCGGCTAA
- a CDS encoding peroxiredoxin produces the protein MVTTKNLETLEERATLADYKGKWLILFFWPFDFTFVCPTEVTSFSDNVAEFEDLDCEVLGVSTDSVHVHRAWIRTPRDQQGIGEVHFPLASDITKKTAEAYGVLDEETGAAHRGLFIIDPEGVLRYQVVTDMNVGRSVDETLRILQALQAGGLCPANWKPGMKTL, from the coding sequence ATGGTAACAACCAAGAATCTGGAGACGCTGGAGGAGCGTGCTACTCTGGCGGATTACAAAGGAAAGTGGCTGATTCTATTCTTCTGGCCCTTTGACTTTACCTTTGTCTGCCCGACGGAAGTAACCTCCTTCAGTGACAATGTCGCAGAGTTTGAAGATCTGGACTGCGAAGTTCTGGGCGTCTCCACGGACAGCGTTCACGTCCATCGCGCGTGGATTCGCACCCCACGTGATCAGCAGGGAATTGGAGAGGTTCATTTTCCGCTCGCCAGCGATATTACCAAGAAAACCGCGGAGGCATACGGGGTTCTCGACGAAGAGACGGGAGCCGCACATCGCGGACTGTTCATCATTGATCCGGAGGGTGTCCTTCGCTACCAGGTCGTGACGGATATGAACGTCGGCCGCAGTGTTGACGAAACGCTGCGTATCTTGCAAGCCTTGCAAGCGGGCGGTTTGTGCCCGGCCAACTGGAAACCTGGCATGAAGACGCTGTAA
- a CDS encoding glutaredoxin family protein has translation MAQAIVYSSTNCGFCKQLKSYLDEQNISYEERNIDENEAYREELSRLGMMSVPLTLIGEKQILGFNPNRIKKALAALETAEQ, from the coding sequence ATGGCACAAGCAATCGTTTATTCCAGCACCAACTGCGGTTTTTGCAAACAATTGAAAAGCTATCTGGATGAGCAAAACATCTCCTATGAGGAGCGCAATATTGATGAAAACGAAGCCTATCGCGAAGAACTGAGCCGTCTTGGGATGATGTCTGTTCCGCTCACACTGATCGGTGAAAAGCAAATTCTGGGCTTCAACCCAAACCGTATCAAAAAAGCGTTGGCTGCTCTGGAAACCGCTGAACAGTAA
- a CDS encoding NAD(P)/FAD-dependent oxidoreductase → MYDVIIIGSGPAGASAAIYTARGNLKTLVIDKAPGTGALALTHKIANYPGAEGERTGKELLDIMRRQAESFGAEFIQTTITAVDVEDEVKSIYTADGAFEAKTVIVATGSKGRNRMLPGEERLLGRGISTCATCDGAFYEGKSVAVIGDNEEALEEAHALTKFADQIVFIVPRPELQGVEEVPELPKTKFLFRTRPLEIVGEQSVKGVQVRHADGSEELVTVDGVFIFLSGSKPGTDFLEDQVPLDEEGFMILDEYMQTSVPGVFGAGEVRKTPVKQAVVAAADGAIAAMAVDRYINKRSKIVPQYK, encoded by the coding sequence ATGTACGACGTAATTATCATTGGTTCTGGACCGGCAGGCGCATCTGCTGCGATCTACACAGCACGCGGCAATCTGAAAACGCTGGTGATTGATAAAGCTCCTGGAACCGGAGCATTGGCTTTGACACATAAAATTGCCAACTACCCTGGTGCTGAAGGAGAGCGAACAGGGAAGGAGCTACTGGATATTATGCGCAGGCAAGCGGAAAGCTTTGGTGCCGAATTTATCCAAACCACGATTACCGCAGTGGATGTAGAGGATGAGGTAAAAAGCATCTATACCGCTGACGGTGCATTTGAAGCAAAAACGGTCATCGTCGCGACCGGCTCCAAAGGCCGCAATCGTATGCTGCCGGGTGAAGAACGCCTGCTTGGTCGCGGGATCAGCACGTGTGCAACCTGTGACGGAGCGTTTTATGAAGGCAAAAGCGTGGCGGTCATCGGAGATAACGAAGAGGCACTGGAAGAGGCGCATGCACTCACCAAGTTCGCCGACCAGATTGTCTTTATCGTACCCCGTCCCGAGCTGCAAGGTGTAGAGGAAGTGCCCGAACTGCCGAAAACAAAATTTTTGTTCCGCACTCGTCCACTGGAAATCGTCGGTGAGCAGTCGGTCAAAGGTGTTCAGGTGCGTCATGCGGATGGCAGCGAGGAGCTGGTGACCGTGGATGGCGTGTTCATCTTCCTGTCCGGAAGCAAACCTGGCACCGATTTTTTGGAGGATCAGGTGCCGCTTGACGAGGAAGGCTTTATGATCCTCGATGAATACATGCAAACGTCGGTGCCGGGTGTATTTGGTGCCGGGGAAGTGCGCAAGACACCGGTCAAACAAGCGGTAGTAGCTGCTGCTGACGGTGCCATCGCCGCTATGGCTGTGGATCGCTATATCAACAAACGCAGCAAAATTGTCCCCCAATACAAATAA
- the ybaK gene encoding Cys-tRNA(Pro) deacylase translates to MKQGKTNVMRLLDKEKIAYNMLAYSTDDGKIDGVSVAHKIGREAGIVYKTLICQGSSKAYYVFVIPVEAELDLKKGARAIGEKKIEMIAVKDLLKVSGYVRGGCSPIGMKKAFPTLIEEKAQSLETIIVSGGSIGLQIEIKAEDLAKAAKAQFAK, encoded by the coding sequence ATGAAACAGGGAAAAACCAATGTCATGCGGCTTTTGGACAAAGAAAAAATCGCATACAACATGCTGGCGTACAGCACAGACGACGGAAAAATCGATGGCGTATCCGTTGCCCACAAAATCGGGAGAGAAGCGGGGATCGTCTACAAAACTCTGATTTGCCAAGGTTCCAGCAAGGCGTATTACGTCTTTGTGATTCCCGTTGAAGCGGAGCTCGATTTAAAAAAGGGAGCAAGAGCCATCGGGGAGAAGAAAATCGAGATGATTGCGGTGAAGGACTTGCTGAAGGTGTCCGGCTATGTGCGAGGCGGCTGTTCTCCGATCGGGATGAAAAAGGCGTTTCCCACGTTGATCGAGGAAAAAGCGCAATCGCTTGAAACAATCATCGTCAGCGGAGGAAGCATCGGACTGCAGATCGAGATCAAGGCTGAAGATTTGGCAAAAGCAGCCAAAGCACAGTTTGCAAAGTGA
- the nhaC gene encoding Na+/H+ antiporter NhaC gives MNKSVTFGQSLSILLVVFSILFPALFWGKAEPHMPLLSALVASALLIRCYGIPWREIEGGIVKGIQSAVLPILILALIGILIGVWMMSGTVATIFSYGVQVIHPSYFCLSALFLTILVSTATGSSFTTVSTVGVALMGIATALEVDPLMTAGAIISGACFGDKMSPLSDTTNFSAAVAGVPLLTHVGYMTRTTVPAIGLTALFFAFQGQESTVDLSSISLLQTELKEHFTISLLALIPAFVVIVCSAMRQPILPTLVAGIASGIVTAALLQGVHSPLVWLSVMQNGFHQDFSNEIIATIMNRGGLMSMTWSLTLILIALSLGGLLQQSGVFQALFAGLLARIRHDGGLITLAGSSSMLVNGLTGEQYLSILLPGQMFRESFEKRGIARKRLSRTLEDCGTLLNPLIPWGVSGAFFTSTLHVPTLDYLPYALFLWLSPLFTFLFAWGRR, from the coding sequence ATGAACAAATCTGTTACCTTTGGACAAAGTCTGAGTATATTGCTGGTAGTCTTTTCGATCCTCTTTCCCGCCTTGTTCTGGGGAAAGGCCGAACCTCATATGCCGCTGCTGTCCGCTTTGGTCGCATCCGCTCTATTGATCCGCTGCTACGGAATCCCGTGGCGCGAGATTGAGGGCGGCATAGTCAAAGGGATTCAATCCGCCGTCCTTCCCATCCTGATCCTGGCCTTGATCGGCATCCTGATCGGTGTTTGGATGATGAGCGGAACGGTGGCGACGATTTTTTCCTACGGGGTCCAAGTGATCCATCCGTCGTACTTTTGCCTAAGCGCACTGTTTCTGACTATTCTCGTCTCCACGGCAACCGGAAGCTCCTTTACCACGGTAAGCACTGTCGGTGTAGCCTTGATGGGGATTGCGACGGCGCTGGAAGTCGATCCTTTGATGACTGCCGGCGCCATCATCTCCGGTGCCTGCTTTGGCGATAAAATGTCCCCGCTGTCTGACACGACCAACTTCTCGGCGGCCGTTGCCGGTGTGCCTTTATTGACTCATGTAGGCTACATGACTCGAACCACTGTGCCAGCGATTGGCCTGACTGCCCTCTTTTTTGCCTTTCAGGGGCAAGAGAGCACAGTCGATCTTTCTTCGATCTCTTTGCTGCAGACCGAGCTAAAGGAGCATTTTACGATATCGCTCTTGGCCCTGATTCCCGCCTTCGTGGTGATCGTTTGTTCTGCAATGCGCCAACCGATTTTGCCCACGCTGGTCGCCGGAATCGCCAGCGGGATTGTAACAGCCGCCCTCCTGCAGGGCGTACATTCTCCACTTGTCTGGCTGTCTGTCATGCAGAACGGCTTTCATCAGGACTTCTCCAACGAGATTATTGCGACGATCATGAACCGCGGCGGGCTGATGTCCATGACCTGGTCGCTGACCCTGATCCTGATCGCTCTGTCCCTGGGAGGGCTCTTGCAGCAAAGCGGTGTGTTTCAGGCGTTATTCGCCGGTCTTCTGGCGCGTATCCGCCATGACGGCGGGCTGATTACCCTGGCTGGCTCTTCCTCCATGCTGGTCAATGGCTTGACTGGCGAGCAGTATCTTTCCATCCTGCTGCCGGGGCAGATGTTTCGGGAATCTTTTGAAAAGCGGGGGATCGCCCGGAAGCGGCTTTCCCGCACGTTGGAGGATTGCGGGACCTTACTCAACCCGCTGATTCCCTGGGGTGTCAGCGGCGCCTTTTTCACGTCGACCTTGCATGTCCCGACGCTTGACTACCTGCCGTATGCCCTGTTTCTCTGGCTGTCGCCCCTGTTTACGTTTCTGTTTGCCTGGGGCCGGCGGTAA
- a CDS encoding sensor domain-containing diguanylate cyclase, translating to MEEKAKLSEEFELHLLERYNHWLTHIEAVHHEEVVAVKKELSGVLTEAKQEKHARILGEIVQLHEKVTHLSWLSEHLKILHDLSHTFSKTYDEKEILAKAFELVSRVMRTDAFFIAFYDEGDDEINISITIDDGVNYGPLKIPYGEGIISKVIATRETVHLRTSRDETVGASAVRWGNPDNDTNTCIFVPLMLGNQMKGVISAQSYRSFAYKKEHEELLKIIGSQVASAVETARLYDRMYQMSFRDELTGILNYRAFHRDLENLLSQKQSVALIMLDSDHLKKVNDRYGHHVGDALISCIAEALKSNAEPCESVYRYAGDEFMFLSPGATLDKAMMKVQFIREYLHNHPLIYQGKLIPATVSVGIALSPDHAHSADGLKRAADEALYRSKNNGKNCATVYGAG from the coding sequence ATGGAAGAGAAGGCGAAGCTCAGCGAAGAGTTCGAACTGCATCTGCTTGAACGTTACAATCATTGGCTGACCCATATTGAAGCTGTCCATCACGAGGAAGTGGTAGCTGTCAAGAAAGAACTGAGCGGAGTTTTAACGGAAGCCAAGCAAGAAAAGCATGCCCGGATTTTAGGGGAAATCGTGCAGCTTCATGAAAAGGTAACGCATTTATCCTGGCTATCTGAACATTTGAAAATTTTACACGACCTCAGTCATACCTTTTCGAAAACCTATGATGAAAAAGAAATTCTGGCCAAAGCCTTTGAGCTTGTCTCCCGCGTCATGCGGACCGATGCATTTTTTATCGCGTTCTATGATGAAGGGGATGACGAAATCAACATCTCAATTACTATTGACGACGGAGTCAATTACGGTCCGCTGAAGATTCCATACGGAGAAGGGATTATTTCCAAAGTAATCGCCACGCGGGAAACCGTACATTTGCGAACATCCCGAGATGAAACCGTCGGCGCATCGGCAGTGCGCTGGGGAAATCCCGATAATGATACCAATACTTGTATCTTCGTCCCGCTGATGCTGGGCAATCAGATGAAAGGCGTCATTTCTGCCCAATCCTACCGTTCCTTTGCCTACAAAAAGGAGCATGAGGAATTGCTGAAGATCATCGGTTCCCAGGTAGCGAGCGCGGTGGAGACAGCCAGGCTGTATGACCGGATGTACCAAATGTCCTTCCGCGATGAATTGACGGGGATTCTGAACTACCGGGCATTTCATCGCGACCTGGAAAATCTGCTGAGTCAAAAACAGTCCGTCGCTCTGATCATGCTGGACTCTGATCATCTGAAAAAGGTGAACGACCGATATGGCCATCATGTCGGGGATGCGCTGATAAGCTGTATAGCGGAAGCATTGAAAAGCAATGCGGAGCCATGCGAAAGTGTCTACCGCTATGCCGGGGACGAGTTCATGTTTCTCTCCCCCGGCGCTACGTTAGACAAAGCGATGATGAAAGTACAGTTTATTCGCGAGTATCTGCACAACCACCCGCTGATTTATCAGGGAAAGCTGATCCCCGCTACCGTCAGCGTCGGCATCGCCCTTTCTCCCGACCATGCGCACAGTGCGGACGGACTGAAACGGGCCGCAGACGAGGCTTTGTACCGTTCCAAAAACAACGGGAAAAACTGTGCCACGGTGTATGGAGCGGGATAA
- a CDS encoding DUF3870 domain-containing protein, whose product MSDWSQTNTVLTAGFAQIPKGTTLYEVSTVVGCVLIIDVDKEVICDASFTFYMDKTSDFLAGLLRGRSVANGMAEITPVVQDRFLGPGQGAVLQAIRGAVERFMEKKRQS is encoded by the coding sequence ATGAGCGACTGGTCTCAAACAAATACCGTGCTGACAGCGGGATTTGCTCAGATTCCAAAGGGAACCACGCTGTACGAGGTGTCTACAGTGGTTGGCTGCGTGCTGATTATCGATGTGGACAAAGAAGTGATCTGCGACGCAAGCTTCACGTTCTACATGGATAAGACCAGCGATTTTCTGGCTGGTCTGCTCAGGGGCAGGTCCGTAGCAAACGGGATGGCCGAAATCACCCCTGTGGTGCAGGATCGTTTTCTGGGGCCGGGCCAAGGAGCCGTGCTGCAGGCAATTCGGGGAGCTGTGGAACGCTTCATGGAGAAAAAAAGGCAGTCTTGA